The Candidatus Rokuibacteriota bacterium genome has a window encoding:
- a CDS encoding type II toxin-antitoxin system VapC family toxin, whose protein sequence is MKYLLDTNVYLGAVRSEGKRARFPSTFYPLLPATHLSAVVAYELALNAYDRRTRTLVLEFIRPMRQTGRVVTPTFEDWIMASEIVTAIGEKERSWRSKLPALLNDILIALSARRIGAMLLTYNRDDFRLIGRYADFSLRVLEG, encoded by the coding sequence GTGAAGTACCTCCTGGATACGAATGTCTACCTCGGCGCTGTTCGATCGGAGGGAAAACGAGCCAGGTTCCCGAGCACGTTCTATCCGCTCTTACCGGCCACCCACCTGTCGGCGGTTGTCGCGTATGAGCTTGCCTTAAATGCTTATGACCGTCGCACTCGAACGCTTGTGCTCGAGTTCATCCGCCCAATGCGACAGACTGGACGGGTCGTCACGCCCACCTTCGAGGACTGGATAATGGCGTCCGAGATAGTCACAGCTATCGGGGAAAAAGAAAGGAGTTGGCGATCCAAGTTGCCCGCGCTCCTCAATGACATTCTCATCGCGCTATCCGCTCGACGAATCGGCGCCATGCTGCTGACCTACAACCGGGACGACTTTCGGCTGATTGGCCGCTACGCGGACTTTTCGTTGCGCGTCCTTGAGGGATAG
- the trpS gene encoding tryptophan--tRNA ligase — MRQRVFSGIQPTGRLHIGNYLGAIRQWVASQAGFDNIFCIVDLHAITVAQDPQVLRAKIREVAGLLFAAGIDPGLSAVFVQSHVSAHAELAWILNCFIPMGWMQRMTQFKEKSQRQKTQVSVGLFDYPALMAADILLYETDLVPVGEDQKQHVELARDVAERFNSIYGKTFKVPEPIIRAVGARIMGLDDPTKKMSKSDERPGHAVDLLDSPDEIRAKIMRATTDSGREVRFDEGRPGLHNLLVLYELFSGAPRAGIEARFEGKGYADVKRELAELIIGRLTPLQARYRELARDPAQLDALLSEGASRVRPIAEKTRASVKAKVGLG, encoded by the coding sequence GTGAGACAGCGGGTCTTCTCCGGGATTCAGCCTACCGGGCGCCTCCATATCGGTAACTACCTGGGCGCCATCCGCCAGTGGGTGGCCTCCCAGGCCGGGTTCGACAACATCTTCTGCATCGTCGACCTGCACGCGATCACCGTGGCCCAGGATCCGCAGGTGCTGAGGGCAAAGATCCGCGAGGTGGCTGGGCTCCTCTTTGCCGCCGGCATAGATCCCGGGCTGTCCGCGGTCTTCGTCCAATCGCACGTGTCGGCGCACGCGGAGCTGGCCTGGATCCTGAACTGCTTCATCCCCATGGGCTGGATGCAGCGGATGACGCAGTTCAAGGAGAAATCCCAGAGGCAGAAGACGCAGGTGAGCGTCGGGCTCTTTGACTACCCGGCGCTGATGGCGGCCGATATTCTCCTCTATGAGACGGATCTCGTGCCGGTCGGCGAGGACCAGAAGCAGCACGTTGAGCTGGCGCGGGATGTGGCCGAGCGGTTCAACTCCATCTACGGCAAGACCTTCAAGGTCCCGGAGCCGATCATCCGGGCGGTCGGCGCGCGGATCATGGGGCTCGACGATCCCACCAAGAAGATGAGCAAGAGCGACGAGCGGCCCGGCCACGCGGTCGATCTGCTGGATTCCCCGGACGAGATCCGGGCGAAGATCATGCGCGCGACGACGGACTCGGGGCGCGAGGTCCGCTTCGACGAGGGCCGGCCCGGCCTCCACAACCTGCTCGTCCTGTACGAGCTGTTCAGCGGAGCCCCGCGGGCCGGGATCGAGGCGCGGTTTGAGGGGAAGGGGTACGCCGACGTCAAGCGGGAGCTGGCGGAGCTGATCATCGGGCGCCTGACACCGCTCCAGGCCCGGTACCGGGAGCTGGCGAGGGATCCGGCCCAGCTCGACGCGTTGCTCAGCGAGGGGGCGTCGCGCGTTCGCCCGATCGCCGAGAAGACGCGCGCGAGCGTCAAAGCGAAGGTCGGGCTGGGGTGA
- a CDS encoding type II toxin-antitoxin system VapB family antitoxin: protein MKATVRKKTYNLDGEMIEKVRRLFNAKTDTEAIQRALRKAVEDREVEESLDRLLKEGRFRTVYR, encoded by the coding sequence ATGAAAGCGACGGTCAGAAAGAAAACCTATAACCTGGACGGCGAGATGATCGAAAAGGTGCGCCGGCTGTTTAACGCGAAGACGGATACCGAGGCAATTCAACGGGCGCTACGAAAAGCCGTTGAGGATCGTGAGGTCGAGGAGTCTCTCGACAGGCTGCTCAAAGAAGGTCGCTTCCGGACGGTGTACCGGTGA
- a CDS encoding TSUP family transporter encodes MLSSLSAFGLPSEVLLWQAIFLNALSYGVGVIGGIVGLALGTMRLPFLLLLGMPAPVAAGTNILVSTLSAVSGLVRHWRAGRVDLRRA; translated from the coding sequence ATGCTCTCATCTCTCTCGGCCTTCGGGCTGCCTTCCGAGGTTCTCCTCTGGCAAGCGATCTTCCTCAACGCCCTCTCGTACGGCGTCGGCGTCATCGGCGGAATCGTCGGCCTCGCCCTCGGGACGATGCGGCTGCCGTTCCTCCTGCTTCTCGGCATGCCGGCGCCGGTCGCCGCGGGCACGAACATCCTGGTGAGCACGCTGAGCGCGGTGAGCGGGTTGGTCCGCCACTGGCGGGCCGGGCGCGTCGATCTGAGGAGAGCGTAG